GTTCCTTAATGTATCTTATTGTGATCAAGTTTCTCTCCACTTGCAAGTGAGGACAACATCGATATCTCCCTTGGTTGTCTATCAATGTTAGGGAGCTCAATGATTGTATCACTGCAGATAGAAGCTGCACACTtccaaattttgaattaaaaaaaagtggagTGAACTTCACCTTGATCCCTGTAATTTTCTGTGAGGGACAGTTGGTAGATTTGGTTTAAcactgcttttgttttttcactttCCTGTTGCTTTCTTAGTCTTATGCTAGGCGCGCTGCTTCTGCAACTGTAGATGGTAACTTCTGTAAATTTTGAACGAAAAGACGGAACCTCTTCTAGCTCAACTGGGTGgaatttaatagaaaattgCATATCTAGGACtggattaaaaaagaattattagtGCATGTAAGAACAATTATATGGCTTTAAAACCGAATGGAGCATTGGAATCTATCAAAGTTTTTAGTGAACTTCAGGTGCTCTTCTTCTATATTGACTTGGATATGGGATTTTTGTTGAACTTAGTTAATACTGACTAGCATATTACTAACAGGCtgttatttaataattgataattGCATTATATTTCTGGATACTctgtttttcttattctttttaattttctgaaaTTTTGGTACCATTGGAAAGAgattcatcttttcttttgctgTATCTTCTACATTTTTAGTTCAACTGTTATGTCTTATGGGATGATCTCTAATCAATGCAGCTGCGGTGGTAGATGCTTGTCTGCAGAATATACCGACAAAGTTGGAGAATTAGCTAAAAAGCATGGTTTAAAGCTTCACATTGATGGGGCTCGCATTTTTAATGCATCTATAGTGAGTAAAACAATTTTCGATGTGCTCATTTATGATTATGTAATAAGTTTGGGAGCAAATTGCTCTTCCACGCATGTGTTGATTGAGATAATGCATGTGCTCCATTGTTTTCTGTGATGCAAAAGCATGCACAATCTACTGTTTCCACCTTCCAGTATCtgatccagaaaaaaaaaatctcaggcACTCGGAGTTCCAGTTCACAGGCTTTTACAAGCTGCAGATTCAGCTTCGGTATGATTATGTGGCCAGGAATCTAATAGTCACTTTCGTTCTCAAAATGTTGCTAGTTAATGAATTCTGTTCCTTCAtgtatctcaaacttttgaACCAGGTGTGTCTATCAAAAGGTGTAGGTGCACCTGTTGGCTCTGTTATTGTTGGTTCCAAAAGTTTTATTGCCAAGGTAGGatgaaattttacttttttaaggaagaacaccaacttttttttttttttttggatactAACTCTCGTATTATCATACGTTCTCTTTTAGGCTAGAATCCTGAGGAAAACCTTAGGAGGTGGAATGAGACAAGTTGGTATCCTTTGTGCTGCTGCTTTAGTTGCTCTTCACGAGAATGTTCCAAAGCTTGGGGATGATCACAAGAAAGCTAAGATGCTAGCAGGTACATGGTGTccctatttatataatttagccCTTTCCTTCTTGTGTTCTATAATACAGAGTCACTCTCTttttgcccccccccccccccgcaaATCAACCGATAATCTTTACTTGCTTTAACTTTTTAGAGGGGCTGAATCAAATTAAAGGACTAAGGCTGAACGTTGCTGCTGTTGAGACCAATATTGTGAGTAATTTAGTTGCCAGAAGTTATAAAATGTGTATTTCCCAGTTCATCAATTCATCTCGATTGCAAAACTCGTTCATAAGTATTTGTGGTCCTATTATATTTCCCTGTTTAATCGAGTATTTTTCTGTAGTTTCAACAAATTCATGCACAAATATGAGAACATCTCTGTCTCGTACACATCTCTACGTTTGCCTGTTCAAAGCTTTTATTTGGTGACCCTGGACAAATGATACATTTACACTTGTTTATAATTTTGTGTGACCAGATATTTTTTGACGTAGTAGAGGGAGCAAAAATCACAGCAGAAAAGCTGTGCAAGAACTTGGAACAGCATGGTATACTTGTAATGCAAGAGAGCCTAGTCAGGTCCGTTGAAACCCCAAATATTCCCATGAATtctagcaaaaaagaaaaagaaaaagcagcGCATCTCATTTGGTTTTATGTTGCTTGAATTCGCAGTAACCATACTAGTTTTATGTATGGTTACAGCCCTAcgacaaatcaaaaaaccatctcaacagTTATAGGTTAAGGTCCTATGAATGGTTCTATATATTAATCTCTAACACGTCCCGAAGATACATACTTGCATGGCTAGCTAATGCTGAGTTCTTTTCTCGTCTTTCTCGCCACTTTCAGGATTAGGGTTGTCCTTCACCACCAGATTTCAGAGAGTGATGTGCAGTACACGCTCTCCTGCTTTAAGGTAGTTGATGCAACACTGCTCTCCATTTATATCTTGCTCATTTCTAATGGCTATTCAAGAACTGAAACTTGAATCTCTGCTGATTTTAATATTGCAGCAAGCTTTGGCTGGGAGGGTGCAGGAAGAAAATGGCAACTAGTGGAAGAAATTGTATCAATTCATGTTGTATCAGATATCGTATCAATTCTCAAGTCAACTCATGGTCGAGTTTAATAAATATGGAAtaatatagtaataataaaaaaaaacttatattgtaTCAATTCATATCTTTGTTTGGGCTTATAAGCTTATGTGTTATGATCTTGGGCTCTTCCTTTGCTTTTGTTGGGCTTGTGTAATGCATGGTCACTTACGAGTCCTAAGGTTGGTGGTGTTTATTTTCGtggttaaattatatttttaaaatttttatttattttaaattatgtttttgtatttttagattatatgctaatattaaaaataaatttgttaaaaataaaatattatttagatatatttttaaatgaaaagtattttaaaaaataagtgttaTTACAATAATAAACATGAGCGACCCGATTAATTAAGATGTTAGTTTTagacacaaaaaattatatatattggataaatttataatttatctggttttgtttttgttttttttaaataaaataaaaaacaaaacaaataataatttgtacagtggttttaagaatttttaacCTGGAGAATTTTTCTCAGCATGACACACAAATCATTGAGTAGGTGaccaaaataatttcaaaaaataaaaagatttataatatttttttttaaaaaaaaaaaggaaaaggaaaaataattgttgtAGCACACAGATTTTCAAGGGTAAAAATCTTGGTACAAGAGTTTAAGAGAGAGGCGAGGTGCAAGAGGCTTTGTGTATCCTATTATCTCTTGACTAAGGACACTCACATCTCGATTGCATACACACACTCGCACACATATCGAGCTAAGTCCTTCTATCTCTTCAAGAATTGCCACACAACTCGAATTCAATTTTGATTGATATGGAAATTGATTTGAAGAATTATCCCATATCATAAcgcatttaaagaaaaaaacagagattaATTAAGAGTTCCAACATTTATTATCCTACTTGCTATACCTAATCAATtgattaacttgaaaaattcaCAATTTTTAGCATAACTAGATTTGGATTTCTAGTTAAGTTTGATTGAATATTGACATGATAAGGTTTTAGTGACCCACTTAATCTAGTTAAACTCAGCCAGGTCACgaacattattattaaaaaataattagaataaaataacattaaaaataattgatctaaTGACTTGTGAGTTGATCCAATTACTTATAAGTTGATCAAATAATATGTGGATTAATTTAGAGTCATAAGCAGTTATTTAACGAGTTAAGTATGAGAAATATACTtgcattaaatttaaaattgattttttttagttacattggatttgtttttcttttcaaatgtaAGGAAGCATGCATGAATAATTTAACCAATTATGgtattataaatttatgttgCATTGTAGAATTAGCTATATTATTatgctgttgattttttttttatttttttaatatacaaaagAAACATCCTAGTGTTGCTAGTGTTTTTCtagtagataaaaaattaaatcaagtaaaGGTTAACTTGATATAACTTGATTGACTTGGTGGGTTCAAAAATAGCTCGAGAGAttagtaaaaacataatttgactcAAAGATTCAagatactatttttaaaaaatatatattgaaatggcacaaatattgaattgatccGAGTCAACCTGTCAAACTTGTGACCTGAattatgagactatgataacctcatataacacaaatcaaaactaattataaaactcaattctcaatcaacctagtgttaaataaaagaatcaagaaattttttttaaaaaataacttgaattaacCTATCAAAACCATGACCCGAattatgagatcgagataatcttataaaaaataaacaaaaaaaataatccgaaTCAACTCGGGTTGACATGCCAAATCCACGATCAAGGTCTTAAGACTATAATAACCAACAAGTCAAAACAACTTAtacaacttaattttcaatataaaaaaattactaaatgatgagaatgaaaaaaaaaattcaatctaaaaacaggacaaaataaaataacttgagtTTACATGGGTTAACATACAAAACATATGATCCAAGtcataagatcatgataactttatagaaagcaaattaaaacaaattacaaaacttaattcataatcaactcaatgttgaatgataaaattaaaaataaaaaaaattcaagtcaatcaGGTTAACCCACTAAATCCTCTACTTAtgtcatgagatcgagataatctcataaaaattaactaaaataaatcatgaaacttaatttctaattaacctaatgttaaatggtgaaatagaaaacaaatatcaattaaaaaaaaaaaaaaaacttaagtcaaCTAAGTTAACTCATGACATGGGTTATAAGACTAAGTTAACCAcatataaaacaaaccataataaattatgaagtccaattctaataaaatcaaatattgaagaataaaattagacaagaaaatacataataaaaaaaacactattaaaattaataattttttgtgagGTAGTGCATAGTAaaaacatcatctttttttaatttactgttaatactattactactactagtaataataataataataataatttatttgtgccctcgtgcaattaTATGATAGCATTCTCTATCATTGTTGCAAGTCGATTTTTTTATCTCCTTAAATACCCttagaaaatatttcaatataaaaaaaagtgatttttaaaaaatatatatatttcaaaataagggaataaaaaaaatgaaatcaagggTGGAATTGGTAAAAAACACTACTAAGAAAATGGTTGAAATTgcttaaataattgaaaattaaacactACATGCatgacatttatttaattaattaaggataaaattaaaaaaaaatatttagaaaaaggTTGCAATTGGCCGAAAATAGAAGAATTGGGAAACCAAAGACTAAAAGAAAAGTAAACTTGGAggactcattaaaaaaaaaaaaaagaatattcttCACCAAAACAacgctattttattttaatctcattttattttctggGGTTAAAGTACTAGTGTTAGATTAATTTCGTAAAACTATGCTGGCATCTTTTTACATAGTCATGTGTacgaaaatatttatttttagaaatagaAAACTTTTTACTCAtgcatcattttattttaatttatttttaatggcttCCCAATAGCACtaatttcattttgtaaaatCATGTTGTTGTCTTTTTACATAGCATAGCATgtgtgtgaaaaaaaattatttttagaaatcaaTAACTTTTCacctatatagttttttttattggcttaCAATAACATTATTAGTATTTAGTAAAACAGTGttgttatattttaatgtatgtATGTTTAGGATAACAAAAGGTGATTCGATTTCTActatttatagatgaaaaaatataaagaaaaaagaagaaaaaaaaatcattgttttagTAAATAGGGATTTATGAAGaggaacaattattttttactctcaATTAGTTCTAATTAATATGGATGAATGTGGGACATTAttcattttcaaagtttttacATATCTAGTCCATGGCCTGGCTTGGTTTATGCATGTAATAAacagattaatttaaattaattaaatctatttaaaatataattgttttaaaatttaaaacaatgtgATTGAATTGAGTGagttattaattgatttatcaagttaattgagttaattttaatccaatttaatttaaatctaaccagaaataaagaataaaaatcagttTAACAAGCAACCAAATATTTATCTTTCCACggcaagtttaataacattgttCATTCATATAATATTCTATTAACACACATCAACATGTGCATCTACATGTAagagtgtttgagagtgtgattgcagttgtttttcaaagtgtttttcgcttgaaaatacatcaaagtaatatgttttttaattttttataaattattttaaatattaacatattcaaataatctaaaaataaaaaaatattttcaaaacatgaatACAAGCAATACTTAAAGCTTATTTGATAGCGTGGttacagttatttttcaaataacttttcatgtcaaaatacatgctaatgatatttttttatttttaaaaaattatttttgacatcagcacttcaaaataattaaaaaatactaaaaatatattaatttaaaat
This genomic stretch from Populus alba chromosome 19, ASM523922v2, whole genome shotgun sequence harbors:
- the LOC118050643 gene encoding low-specificity L-threonine aldolase 1 isoform X2 yields the protein MVTRTVDLRSDTVTKPTEAMRAAMANAEVDDDVLSYDPSALRLETEMAKVTGKEAALFVPSGTMGNLVSVLVHCNIRGSEVILGNNSHIHIYENGGISTIGGVHPRTVKNNDDGTMDIDLIEAAIRDPRGEIVYPTTRLICLENTQANCGGRCLSAEYTDKVGELAKKHGLKLHIDGARIFNASIALGVPVHRLLQAADSASVCLSKGVGAPVGSVIVGSKSFIAKARILRKTLGGGMRQVGILCAAALVALHENVPKLGDDHKKAKMLAEGLNQIKGLRLNVAAVETNIFQQIHAQI
- the LOC118050643 gene encoding low-specificity L-threonine aldolase 1 isoform X1, with translation MVTRTVDLRSDTVTKPTEAMRAAMANAEVDDDVLSYDPSALRLETEMAKVTGKEAALFVPSGTMGNLVSVLVHCNIRGSEVILGNNSHIHIYENGGISTIGGVHPRTVKNNDDGTMDIDLIEAAIRDPRGEIVYPTTRLICLENTQANCGGRCLSAEYTDKVGELAKKHGLKLHIDGARIFNASIALGVPVHRLLQAADSASVCLSKGVGAPVGSVIVGSKSFIAKARILRKTLGGGMRQVGILCAAALVALHENVPKLGDDHKKAKMLAEGLNQIKGLRLNVAAVETNIIFFDVVEGAKITAEKLCKNLEQHGILVMQESLVRIRVVLHHQISESDVQYTLSCFKQALAGRVQEENGN